The Malus domestica chromosome 06, GDT2T_hap1 genome has a segment encoding these proteins:
- the LOC114825396 gene encoding protease Do-like 9 → MGKRGRKPKTPTWETLDSPATAIASPPPPPVTTATTAVDDVFSVSNVEIIEQPQSSQPQHGGRRRGRPKKLQKLSDKPEAMAPSRRIPRAVDNGDHKGAVGPLVTVSDPGEAWEAVARVVPAMDAVVKVFCTHTEPNFSLPWQRKRQYSSSSSGFVIGGRRVLTNAHSVEHYTQVKLKKRGSDTKYLATVLAIGTECDIAMLTVDDNEFWEGVSPVEFGDLPALQDAVTVVGYPIGGDTISVTSGVVSRIEILSYVHGSTELLGLQIDAAINSGNSGGPAFNDKGNCVGIAFQSLKHEDAENIGYVIPTPVIMHFIQDYEKNGAYTGFPILGVEWQKMENPDLRIAMGMKPDQKGVRIRRVDPTAPESQVLKPSDIILSFDGVKIANDGTVPFRHGERIGFSYLVSQKYTGDNSAVKVLRNTEILNFDIKLASHKRLIPAHNKGRPPSYYIIAGFVFTAVSVPYLRSEYGKEYEFEAPVKLLDKMLHSLPQSPDEQLVVVSQVLVADINIGYEEIVNTQVLTLNGKPVKNLKNLASMVESCEDEFLKFDLEYQQVVVLRTKTAKAATLDILATHCIPSAMSDDLKT, encoded by the exons atggGCAAACGAGGCCGCAAGCCCAAAACCCCCACCTGGGAAACCCTAGATTCACCCGCCACCGCCATCGCATCGCCACCGCCACCGCCGGTTACGACGGCCACAACCGCAGTCGACGACGTATTCTCCGTCAGCAACGTTGAGATTATCGAGCAGCCTCAATCCTCTCAGCCCCAACACGGAGGTCGCCGCCGCGGTCGACCCAAGAAGCTCCAAAAGCTCTCCGACAAGCCCGAGGCCATGGCCCCTTCCCGGAGGATCCCTCGGGCTGTCGACAATGGCGACCACAAGGGCGCGGTGGGCCCGTTGGTGACGGTTTCGGATCCTGGTGAGGCGTGGGAGGCTGTGGCGAGGGTGGTGCCCGCCATGGATGCGGTTGTGAAGGTGTTTTGTACGCATACAGAGCCGAATTTCTCGCTGCCATGGCAGAGGAAGAGGCAGTACAGCTCGAGCAGCAGTGGGTTTGTGATTGGTGGGAGGAGGGTGCTGACCAATGCGCACTCTGTGGAGCATTATACGCAGGTCAAGCTCAAGAAGCGTGGCTCTGATACTAAGTACTTGGCTACTGTTCTCGCCATTGGCACCGAGTGCGATATTG CCATGCTTACTGTTGATGACAACGAGTTTTGGGAAGGAGTGTCACCAGTGGAGTTTGGGGATTTGCCTGCGCTTCAAGATGCCGTTACAGTTGTGGGTTACCCAATTGGGGGAGACACAATTTCAGTGACGAGTGGTGTTGTGTCACGAATAGAGATTCTGTCCTATGTTCATGGGTCTACTGAACTTCTGGGTTTGCAG ATAGATGCGGCCATAAACTCTGGAAACTCAGGTGGGCCTGCTTTTAATGACAAGGGAAATTGCGTCGGTATCGCATTTCAGTCCCTTAAACATGAAGATGCGGAGAATATTGGTTATGTCATACCAACACCAGTCATTATGCACTTCATCCAAGATTATGAGAAGAATGGAGCATATACAG GATTTCCAATTCTCGGAGTTGAGTGGCAGAAGATGGAAAATCCTGATTTGCGTATTGCAATGGGCATGAAACCTGATCAGAAGGGTGTTCGTATAAGAAGAGTTGATCCCACTGCTCCGGAATCTCAGGTTCTGAAGCCATCTGATATCATTCTCAGCTTTGATGGAGTCAAGATTGCCAATGATGGAACAG TTCCTTTCCGGCATGGAGAACGCATAGGTTTTAGTTACCTTGTCTCTCAGAAATATACTGGAGATAATTCAGCGGTTAAAGTTCTGCGCAATACTGAGATTCTCAATTTTGACATCAAACTTGCATCCCACAAAAGACTAATCCCAGCACACAACAAGGGCAGACCTCCTTCATATTATATAATTGCAGGATTTGTTTTTACGGCTGTGTCTGTTCCCTATCTTCGATCTGAG TATGGAAAGGAATATGAATTTGAAGCTCCTGTCAAGCTTTTGGACAAAATGCTGCATTCATTGCCACAATCACCGGATGAGCAGCTCGTCGTTGTTTCGCAGGTGCTTGTGGCTGACATCAACATCGGTTATGAAGAAATAGTTAACACCCAG GTTCTTACTTTAAACGGTAAGCCTGTGAAGAACCTGAAGAACTTGGCAAGCATGGTAGAGAGCTGCGAGGacgaatttttgaaatttgatttagaaTACCAAcag GTGGTTGTCCTCCGAACAAAAACTGCTAAAGCAGCTACTCTGGATATTCTTGCTACACATTGCATACCCTCAGCAATGTCCGATGATCTGAAGACTTGA
- the LOC114825398 gene encoding rac-like GTP-binding protein 3, with the protein MASSASRFIKCVTVGDGAVGKTCMLICYTSNKFPTDYIPTVFDNFSANVVVEGTTVNLGLWDTAGQEDYNRLRPLSYRGADVFVLAFSLVSRASYENVLKKWIPELQHYAPGVPVVLAGTKLDLRQDKQYLADHPGLVPVTAAQGEELRKQIGAAFYIECSSKTQQNVKAVFDAAIRVVIKPPQKQKEKKKKQRRGCPVNMLCGRRLVCLK; encoded by the exons ATGGCTTCAAGCGCTTCAAGGTTCATCAAGTGTGTGACTGTGGGAGATGGGGCTGTGGGGAAGACCTGTATGCTCATTTGCTACACCAGCAACAAGTTTCCCACT GACTATATACCAACTGTGTTTGATAACTTCAGTGCAAATGTGGTGGTTGAAGGCACTACTGTGAACTTAGGCTTATGGGACACTGCTG GGCAAGAGGATTACAATCGGTTGAGGCCATTGAGTTACAGAGGGGCAGATGTTTTTGTCTTAGCTTTCTCACTAGTTAGCCGTGCGAGCTATGAGAATGTATTGAAAAAG TGGATCCCTGAACTCCAGCATTATGCTCCCGGAGTGCCAGTAGTACTTGCCGGCACCAAATTAG ATCTTCGACAGGATAAGCAGTATTTGGCTGATCACCCAGGATTGGTACCTGTGACCGCTGCACAG GGCGAGGAGCTGCGAAAACAGATTGGTGCTGCTTTTTACATAGAATGCAGCTCTAAAACCCAGCAG AACGTGAAAGCAGTCTTCGACGCTGCGATCAGGGTGGTTATCAAGCCGCCACAgaagcagaaggaaaagaagaaaaagcaaCGTCGAGGATGCCCAGT CAACATGCTTTGCGGACGGAGGCTGGTGTGTCTCAAGTGA
- the LOC103420321 gene encoding WAT1-related protein At3g28050-like, producing MGMKSRIWELLPFAAMVVVEILDVGLTTLSKAAMSGGMSHFVFVVYSNALATFILLPSSFIIHRNNRPPLTFTVLCKFFLLSLAGITVMQNCIFTGVSYSSPTLASALSNLIPAFTFLLAVVFRMEKLNLRSLRSQIKILGTLVSISGALIVTFVKGPPIVLFPIKPVDSSPLGPSVSDVFPLNNWVTGALFITTACLSLSIWNTAQAAVLKGYPSEMTIVSFYCFFGTIQCAILSFFVERNASAWALKLDLELAAIAYSAVFGSVVTFSTQTWCIRKKGPVFVAMFKPLGIAIAALMGAIFLGDTLYTGSVIGAVVIVVGFYGVVWAQSKEQTGSDQKKEEKFEDSHEVDDRQQTTPLLKTHTHV from the exons ATGGGGATGAAGTCAAGAATATGGGAGTTGCTGCCGTTCGCGgcgatggtggtggtggagattCTGGATGTGGGATTAACCACATTGAGCAAAGCAGCCATGTCCGGAGGAATGAGCCACTTTGTCTTTGTTGTCTACTCCAATGCTCTTGCAACTTTCATCCTCCTCCCTTCTTCTTTCATCATCCACag AAACAACAGGCCACCACTTACTTTCACTGTCCTCTGTAAATTCTTCCTCCTCAGCCTTGCTGG GATAACTGTGATGCAGAATTGTATATTTACTGGGGTAAGCTACAGCTCCCCCACTCTTGCATCTGCCTTGAGCAACTTGATCCCGGCTTTCACTTTCCTTCTTGCTGTTGTCTTCAG AATGGAGAAGTTAAATTTGAGAAGCTTAAGAAGCCAGATCAAAATTCTGGGCACTCTGGTATCCATCTCAGGAGCATTGATAGTCACTTTCGTTAAAGGTCCTCCAATTGTGTTGTTTCCAATCAAACCTGTTGACTCTTCTCCATTAGGCCCATCTGTCTCTGATGTGTTTCCACTGAATAATTGGGTCACTGGAGCCCTTTTTATCACAACAGCTTGCTTATCTCTTTCCATATGGAACACCGCTCAG GCAGCAGTTCTTAAGGGGTACCCATCAGAGATGACCATAGTCTCCTTCTATTGCTTCTTTGGGACCATTCAATGTGCAATACTTTCTTTCTTTGTAGAAAGGAATGCAAGTGCCTGGGCACTTAAACTTGATTTGGAGCTCGCCGCAATAGCCTATTCG GCTGTTTTTGGAAGTGTAGTAACATTCTCTACTCAAACATGGTGCATAAGAAAGAAAGGACCTGTGTTTGTGGCCATGTTCAAGCCTTTAGGGATTGCCATTGCTGCCTTGATGGGTGCCATCTTCCTCGGTGACacactctatactggaag TGTGATTGGGGCAGTGGTAATTGTGGTGGGTTTCTACGGGGTTGTATGGGCGCAATCAAAAGAGCAAACTGGTTCGGAccaaaagaaagaggaaaagttTGAAGACTCGCATGAGGTTGATGATCGGCAACAGACGACTCCTCTCCTCAAGACCCACACACATGTATGA